One Deinococcus aestuarii DNA segment encodes these proteins:
- a CDS encoding PAS domain S-box protein, protein MTRLWGRGLPRHRSIPLAVLVLVLLLTVAASALLNRFVLDQQQARFEREAGAYTFGLRDRLSDYENLLRATRSFWLVEGPQGPSPAQFTAYVGTLGLGGRYPGVQAVGFVRWTVGQGGAVATPITLISPLNASNRRALGFDMMTEPRRREAILRARERGAVQTTRPLDLVQTDDSGRPLPGLLLLLPVEQSGNLRGFVYLAVRTDQFLEGLLTSGGAGDLSVRPLLDGVPLRGAPPTPPGPVGFRDVSRLEVAGATWELRFAAPFSFGRDVAAGVPVGVLVAGLFVAGLAFLLTQAQVHARERAEVASRRLAQSQERLERSRAEFEAIFQAMQDAAAFTDPGGRIQLVNPALSRQFGHAPGALAGEPLARLHLDPRLEDRRTFHGVTTPYRRSDGSVFSGETGRSEVVGPGGEVLGLLEVVRDVTERLEAERALQAGERRYRGVLDAIPHMLWVSDPGGRVTYVNAQHRERLGADPVRARVHPGDLPAYARLWEEAQGGETRAQAEVRLELSGAGLSGAHRWFVLRVSPVRAAGGEVTEWVASATDIHDRVSAERLAQRNEERSRGVLEGLPQIVWLTDAGGQPTYFNRRWAEYVGPARAGDSFLTLLHPGDRAEYRARWAAAVRAGRPFEAEHRLLSQEGMYRTFVTRGLPVRDAGGGIIEWVGTSTDVDDQVHAEAAARLLADVSERLTARAEDPLAARSEPYRAALDRITLQLAESGALWGPAPMSRPLATSRVGQAWSAAGVQDALRGLTAEVAQGGEERLLRSHPLLHEVGASGAGLYPLTGRDGTVRGVLGLTFRQEPTERDHDLALELAKRFATALDNDALRAQAEAARADLEVLNLSLEERVRQRTLELQEANRELEAFSYSVSHDLRTPLRHIVGFGDLLRKEVGDDLSPKGERYLGVITDAAARMSRLIDDLLAFSRMGRQELRRGTVDLNAVLAEVWAGLEPDRAGREIITHFAPLPTVQGDGALLTQVFSNLLGNALKYSRTRERAEIEVGAQVQGHDLTVTVRDNGVGFDPRYTDKLFGVFQRLHRAEEFEGTGIGLANVRRIVTRHGGRVRAEGVPGSGAAFHVTLPLDAPAPAPELDRAP, encoded by the coding sequence TTGACGCGGCTGTGGGGCAGGGGGTTGCCGCGCCACCGCAGCATTCCGCTCGCGGTGCTCGTGCTCGTGCTGCTGCTGACGGTGGCGGCGTCGGCGCTGCTCAACCGCTTCGTGCTCGACCAGCAGCAGGCCAGATTCGAGCGCGAGGCGGGGGCGTACACCTTCGGGCTGCGCGACCGCCTGAGCGACTACGAGAACCTGCTGCGGGCCACCCGGTCCTTCTGGCTGGTGGAGGGCCCGCAGGGACCCAGCCCGGCCCAGTTCACGGCGTACGTGGGGACGCTGGGGCTGGGGGGCCGCTACCCGGGGGTGCAGGCGGTGGGCTTCGTCCGCTGGACGGTGGGCCAGGGCGGGGCGGTGGCGACCCCCATCACGCTGATCTCCCCCCTGAACGCCAGCAACCGCCGCGCCCTGGGGTTTGACATGATGACCGAGCCCCGGCGCCGCGAGGCGATCTTGCGGGCGCGTGAGCGGGGCGCGGTGCAGACCACCCGGCCCCTCGACCTCGTGCAGACCGACGACTCGGGGCGGCCCCTGCCGGGGCTGCTGCTGCTGCTGCCGGTCGAGCAATCGGGCAATCTGCGCGGCTTCGTGTACCTCGCCGTGCGCACCGACCAGTTCCTGGAGGGGCTGCTCACCTCCGGCGGGGCGGGCGACCTGAGCGTGCGCCCGCTGCTCGACGGGGTGCCCCTGCGCGGCGCGCCCCCCACGCCCCCGGGCCCGGTCGGCTTCCGGGACGTCTCGCGGCTGGAGGTGGCGGGCGCGACCTGGGAGCTGCGCTTCGCCGCGCCCTTCAGCTTCGGGCGGGACGTGGCGGCGGGGGTGCCGGTGGGGGTGCTCGTCGCGGGGCTGTTCGTGGCGGGGCTGGCCTTTTTGCTCACCCAGGCGCAGGTTCACGCCCGCGAGCGCGCCGAGGTCGCCAGCCGCCGCCTCGCCCAGTCGCAGGAGCGGCTGGAGCGGTCGCGCGCGGAGTTCGAGGCGATCTTCCAGGCGATGCAGGACGCAGCGGCCTTTACCGATCCCGGGGGCCGCATCCAGCTCGTCAACCCGGCCCTCTCGCGGCAGTTCGGGCACGCGCCGGGAGCCCTCGCCGGGGAGCCCCTCGCGCGGCTGCACCTCGACCCCCGGCTGGAGGACCGCCGCACCTTCCACGGGGTGACCACCCCCTACCGCCGCTCGGACGGCAGCGTCTTTTCCGGCGAGACCGGGCGCAGCGAGGTCGTCGGCCCGGGGGGCGAGGTGCTGGGCCTGCTCGAGGTCGTGCGCGACGTGACCGAGCGGCTGGAGGCCGAGCGGGCCCTTCAGGCGGGGGAGCGGCGCTACCGGGGCGTGCTCGACGCGATTCCCCACATGCTGTGGGTGAGCGACCCCGGCGGCCGGGTCACCTACGTGAACGCCCAGCACCGCGAGCGGCTGGGCGCTGACCCCGTGCGGGCGCGCGTGCATCCGGGGGACCTGCCCGCCTACGCCCGGCTGTGGGAGGAGGCGCAGGGGGGCGAGACACGCGCCCAGGCGGAGGTGCGGCTCGAGCTGTCCGGGGCGGGGCTCTCCGGGGCCCACCGCTGGTTCGTGCTGCGCGTCTCCCCGGTGCGGGCCGCGGGGGGCGAGGTCACCGAGTGGGTGGCCTCGGCGACCGACATCCACGACCGGGTGAGCGCCGAGCGCCTCGCCCAGCGCAACGAGGAACGTTCGCGCGGGGTGCTGGAGGGCTTGCCGCAGATCGTGTGGCTCACCGACGCGGGGGGCCAGCCCACCTACTTCAACCGCCGCTGGGCGGAGTACGTGGGCCCGGCGCGGGCCGGGGACAGCTTCCTCACCCTGCTGCACCCGGGAGACCGCGCCGAGTACAGGGCGCGCTGGGCGGCAGCGGTGCGCGCCGGGCGCCCCTTCGAGGCCGAACACCGGCTGCTGAGCCAGGAGGGCATGTACCGCACCTTCGTCACGCGCGGTCTCCCGGTGCGGGACGCGGGCGGAGGAATCATCGAGTGGGTGGGCACGAGCACCGACGTGGACGATCAGGTCCACGCCGAGGCCGCCGCCCGGCTCCTCGCCGACGTGTCCGAGCGGCTCACGGCGCGGGCGGAGGACCCGCTGGCGGCGCGAAGTGAGCCCTACCGCGCGGCGCTCGACCGCATCACCCTGCAACTCGCCGAGAGCGGGGCGCTGTGGGGCCCTGCGCCCATGTCCCGCCCCCTCGCCACCTCGCGGGTGGGGCAGGCGTGGTCGGCGGCCGGGGTGCAAGACGCCCTGCGCGGCCTGACGGCGGAGGTGGCGCAGGGCGGCGAGGAACGCCTGCTGCGGTCGCATCCCCTCCTGCACGAGGTCGGGGCGAGCGGGGCCGGGCTCTATCCGCTGACCGGGCGCGACGGCACCGTGCGCGGGGTGCTGGGGCTGACCTTCCGGCAAGAACCCACCGAGCGCGACCACGACCTCGCCCTCGAACTCGCCAAGCGGTTTGCCACCGCGCTCGACAACGACGCCCTGCGTGCCCAGGCGGAGGCCGCGCGCGCGGACCTCGAGGTCCTCAACCTCTCGCTCGAGGAGCGCGTGCGGCAGCGGACCCTGGAGCTTCAGGAGGCCAACCGCGAGCTGGAGGCCTTTTCCTACTCCGTCTCGCACGACCTGCGCACGCCGCTGCGCCACATCGTGGGCTTCGGCGACCTGCTGCGCAAGGAGGTGGGAGACGACCTCTCGCCCAAGGGGGAGCGCTACCTCGGCGTGATCACCGACGCGGCGGCCCGGATGAGCCGCCTGATCGACGACCTGCTCGCCTTTTCGCGGATGGGCCGCCAGGAGCTGCGCCGGGGAACGGTGGACCTGAACGCCGTGCTCGCCGAGGTCTGGGCGGGGCTGGAGCCCGACCGGGCGGGCCGGGAGATCATTACGCACTTCGCGCCGCTGCCCACCGTGCAGGGGGACGGGGCGCTCCTGACCCAGGTGTTTTCCAACCTGCTCGGCAACGCGCTGAAGTACAGCCGCACCCGCGAGCGCGCCGAGATCGAGGTCGGGGCGCAGGTGCAGGGGCATGACCTCACCGTGACGGTGCGGGACAACGGGGTGGGCTTCGATCCCCGCTACACGGATAAACTGTTCGGCGTGTTCCAACGCCTGCACCGCGCCGAGGAGTTCGAGGGGACCGGGATCGGCCTCGCCAACGTCCGCCGCATCGTCACCCGCCACGGGGGCCGGGTCCGCGCCGAGGGGGTGCCCGGCTCAGGAGCGGCCTTCCACGTCACCCTGCCGCTGGACGCCCCCGCCCCGGCGCCCGAACTGGACCGCGCCCCATGA
- a CDS encoding hybrid sensor histidine kinase/response regulator gives MTAPSPDRSLPVPGQPLRILHLEDNELDHELVILHLEGDLPWPVQVERVEDEPGFQGALRTHRPHLVLSDYALPSYDGLSAYHAAHAFDPHLPFIIVTGAMGEEVAVDTLRQGVTDYILKQRLERLAPSVKRAIAEADARERRERAEQAVRELNLSLQARLEEVERLRGIAEGQRQRLETQARQLEEALNLQKTFLAETSHELRTPLTALLGYLRRAEREAGGSQTLQDAQRVAENMTRLVNDLLQLSRGELVQGIEMHFINVGNIVRQVGRDYGVQASAPDVEIIGDPGRLTQVFVNLVSNAIRVCGSPGLVQLEADVREGHVEVCIVDHGPGIPDHIKGRIFDKFYRGKEAGSAGLGLTIAQQVTHAHGGQIDVLDTPGGGATFRVNLPLPDEDEDDVDDPRAVGADGPAL, from the coding sequence ATGACCGCGCCCTCCCCCGACCGCTCGCTGCCCGTCCCCGGCCAGCCGCTGAGGATCCTGCACCTGGAGGACAACGAACTCGACCACGAACTCGTGATCTTGCACCTGGAGGGCGACCTTCCCTGGCCGGTGCAGGTCGAGCGGGTCGAGGACGAGCCGGGTTTTCAAGGGGCCCTGCGCACCCACCGCCCGCACCTCGTCCTGAGCGACTACGCCCTGCCGAGTTACGACGGCCTCTCGGCCTACCACGCCGCGCACGCCTTCGATCCGCACCTGCCCTTCATCATCGTGACGGGCGCGATGGGGGAGGAGGTCGCGGTGGACACCCTGCGCCAGGGGGTGACCGACTACATCCTCAAGCAGCGGCTCGAACGCCTCGCGCCGAGCGTGAAACGCGCCATCGCCGAGGCCGACGCCCGCGAGCGCCGCGAGCGCGCCGAGCAGGCGGTGCGTGAACTCAACCTCTCGCTGCAAGCGCGGCTGGAGGAGGTCGAGCGGCTGCGCGGCATCGCCGAGGGCCAGCGCCAGCGCCTGGAGACCCAGGCCCGGCAACTCGAGGAGGCGCTCAACCTCCAGAAGACCTTCCTCGCCGAGACGAGCCACGAGCTGCGCACGCCGCTCACCGCGCTGCTGGGCTACCTGCGCCGAGCCGAGCGCGAGGCGGGGGGCTCCCAGACCCTCCAGGACGCCCAGCGGGTCGCCGAGAACATGACCCGGCTGGTCAACGACCTGCTGCAACTCTCGCGCGGCGAACTCGTGCAGGGGATCGAGATGCACTTCATCAACGTGGGCAACATCGTCCGGCAGGTCGGGCGCGACTACGGGGTGCAGGCGAGCGCCCCCGACGTGGAGATCATCGGCGACCCCGGGCGGCTGACCCAGGTGTTCGTGAACCTCGTGAGCAACGCGATCCGGGTCTGCGGAAGCCCCGGCCTCGTCCAACTGGAGGCCGACGTGCGGGAGGGCCACGTCGAGGTCTGCATCGTGGACCACGGCCCCGGCATCCCCGACCACATCAAGGGGCGCATCTTCGACAAGTTCTACCGGGGCAAGGAGGCGGGCTCGGCGGGCCTGGGGCTCACCATCGCCCAGCAGGTCACCCACGCCCACGGCGGTCAGATCGACGTGCTCGACACCCCGGGCGGGGGCGCGACCTTCCGCGTCAACCTCCCCCTCCCCGACGAGGACGAGGACGACGTGGACGACCCGCGGGCGGTGGGGGCAGACGGCCCGGCCCTGTAA
- a CDS encoding TetR/AcrR family transcriptional regulator, translating to MDSSPGSTLHPQTRRHLHNTQRLREAAIREFARHGLQGSKVSNIVTAAQLTQPSFYRTWPSKEAAYEEIIVQTIQAWQGAAAQVMAGPPDLALGDRIGEGLEQLYTLLVRDLELTRLVLRETDKNPDRHLPFIAIYTRVFTGMQARGLVTSALPAETLAQTYTAVTERFFLARLYTGQRSARATAREVTALLLPVFRKESPE from the coding sequence ATGGACAGTTCGCCAGGCTCCACGCTGCACCCGCAGACCAGGCGGCACCTGCACAACACCCAGCGGCTGCGCGAGGCGGCGATCCGGGAGTTCGCGCGCCACGGCCTCCAGGGCAGCAAGGTCAGCAACATCGTGACGGCGGCGCAGCTCACCCAGCCTTCCTTTTACCGGACCTGGCCGAGCAAGGAGGCCGCGTACGAGGAGATCATCGTCCAGACCATCCAGGCCTGGCAGGGGGCCGCCGCGCAGGTGATGGCCGGGCCGCCCGACCTCGCGCTGGGGGACCGGATCGGGGAGGGGCTGGAGCAGCTCTACACGCTGCTCGTGCGCGACCTCGAACTCACCCGGCTGGTGCTGCGCGAGACCGACAAGAACCCCGACCGTCACCTGCCCTTCATCGCCATCTACACGCGGGTCTTCACGGGGATGCAGGCGCGGGGCCTCGTCACGTCCGCCCTTCCGGCCGAGACCCTGGCCCAGACCTACACCGCCGTCACCGAACGCTTCTTCCTGGCGCGGCTGTACACCGGGCAGCGCTCGGCGCGCGCCACCGCCCGGGAGGTCACGGCGCTCCTGTTGCCCGTCTTCCGAAAGGAGTCCCCGGAATGA
- a CDS encoding c-type cytochrome, whose product MNKVAYPLTVALAGLTLAAAPTTPAYTKAQATAGAKVYAAQCAACHGTTLSNGGAPKLAGPDFLKKWSKNTLDDYYFIESTTMPQTHPGSLKEAEYLNVLAYVLQQNGFKAGTKPLAAADLKTYTFQK is encoded by the coding sequence ATGAACAAGGTGGCTTACCCCCTGACGGTCGCCCTGGCGGGGCTCACGCTGGCCGCCGCGCCCACCACGCCCGCCTACACCAAGGCGCAGGCCACCGCCGGGGCCAAGGTCTACGCCGCGCAGTGTGCCGCCTGCCACGGCACCACGCTGAGCAACGGCGGCGCCCCCAAGCTCGCCGGGCCGGACTTCCTGAAGAAGTGGTCGAAGAACACCCTCGACGACTACTACTTCATCGAGAGCACGACGATGCCGCAGACCCACCCCGGCTCCCTGAAGGAGGCCGAGTACCTGAACGTGCTGGCGTACGTGTTGCAGCAAAACGGCTTCAAGGCGGGAACCAAACCGCTGGCGGCGGCCGACCTCAAGACCTACACCTTCCAGAAATGA
- a CDS encoding pyrroloquinoline quinone-dependent dehydrogenase, producing the protein MTKGARRGGLPRRWGLCGALLLGSAWAVVGPTQEELNRADEATDSWLMYNKGYKGQRYSPLEQINTENVAGLRRLCTFDTGDDGGFQVTPQVYKGVIFFTQMYRTFAIDATTCKPLWTHKHLTEDSSVLTTNRGLAIADGVLYRGTPDARLIALDAGTGRELWNTKVEDSSVGYFLSSAPIYYDGKVYIGDAGADWGIKAKMYAFDAKTGQKAWSFDLIPTGNQLGADTWKRADATVTGGGSVWTSYTLDPQSGKLYFSVGNPAPDFAAQYRPGDNLFTNTVTVLDARTGQYSHHYQQIPNDDKDYDTAAAPVLYDLGGERRLAVATKAGWLFGYDDSQQTQAFKQPMIKVTNQEKPTTREGLAICPNYSAGSQWSGPSYHAANATLVVPAVDWCGVVKLGEVRLIKGQLFFGGAMQLDPAEKAIGNVVAFDALSGREIWRYSTPGIRIIGGLTTTAGNLVLGGAMNGTLFALDARSGKVLFKDNVDKALIGGGVSTYLVNGKQYLAVAAGNTSKGAVGSGSKNVTGRIAIYALP; encoded by the coding sequence ATGACGAAAGGGGCGAGGCGCGGAGGGCTCCCCAGGCGGTGGGGGCTGTGCGGGGCGCTGCTGTTGGGCTCGGCGTGGGCGGTGGTGGGGCCCACCCAGGAGGAGCTGAACCGGGCCGACGAGGCGACCGACTCCTGGCTGATGTACAACAAGGGGTACAAGGGCCAGCGGTACTCGCCGCTGGAGCAGATCAACACCGAGAACGTGGCGGGGCTGCGGCGGCTCTGCACCTTCGACACGGGGGACGACGGGGGCTTTCAGGTCACGCCGCAGGTGTACAAGGGGGTCATCTTCTTCACGCAGATGTACCGCACCTTCGCCATCGACGCCACGACCTGCAAGCCGCTGTGGACCCACAAGCACCTGACCGAGGACTCTTCGGTGCTCACGACCAACCGGGGCCTCGCCATCGCGGACGGGGTGCTGTACCGGGGCACGCCCGACGCCCGGCTGATCGCGCTGGACGCCGGAACGGGCAGGGAGCTGTGGAACACCAAGGTGGAGGACTCCTCGGTGGGGTACTTCCTGAGCTCCGCGCCGATCTACTACGACGGCAAGGTCTACATCGGGGACGCGGGGGCCGACTGGGGCATCAAGGCCAAGATGTACGCCTTCGACGCCAAGACCGGCCAGAAGGCCTGGAGCTTCGACCTGATTCCCACCGGCAACCAGCTCGGCGCCGACACCTGGAAGCGCGCAGACGCGACCGTGACGGGCGGGGGCAGCGTCTGGACGAGCTACACGCTCGACCCGCAGTCGGGCAAGCTCTACTTCTCGGTGGGGAACCCGGCCCCCGACTTCGCGGCCCAGTACCGGCCCGGCGACAACCTCTTCACGAACACGGTGACGGTGCTCGACGCGAGGACGGGCCAGTACAGCCACCACTACCAGCAGATTCCCAACGACGACAAGGACTACGACACCGCCGCCGCGCCCGTGCTCTACGACCTGGGCGGCGAGCGGCGCCTGGCGGTGGCGACCAAGGCCGGGTGGCTGTTCGGGTACGACGACAGCCAGCAGACCCAGGCGTTCAAGCAGCCGATGATCAAGGTCACGAATCAGGAAAAGCCCACCACCCGCGAGGGGCTGGCGATCTGCCCGAACTACAGCGCGGGCTCGCAGTGGTCGGGGCCCTCCTACCACGCGGCGAACGCGACCCTGGTCGTGCCCGCCGTGGACTGGTGCGGTGTGGTGAAGCTGGGCGAGGTCCGGCTCATCAAGGGGCAACTGTTCTTCGGCGGCGCGATGCAGCTCGACCCGGCGGAAAAGGCCATCGGCAACGTCGTCGCCTTCGACGCCCTGAGCGGCAGGGAAATCTGGCGCTACAGCACTCCCGGCATCCGCATCATCGGCGGCCTCACGACCACCGCCGGGAACCTCGTGCTGGGCGGCGCGATGAACGGCACCCTCTTCGCCCTCGACGCGCGGAGCGGCAAGGTCCTCTTCAAGGACAACGTGGACAAGGCGCTGATCGGCGGCGGGGTCTCGACCTACCTCGTGAACGGCAAGCAGTACCTCGCCGTCGCGGCGGGCAACACGTCCAAGGGGGCCGTGGGCTCGGGCTCGAAGAACGTGACGGGCCGGATCGCCATCTATGCCCTTCCCTGA
- a CDS encoding OsmC family protein produces MKKTMHVTWLGEQRYVGVSESGHQLLIDNSPVKVGVSPMEALLGALATCTAYDIVEIMKKRRTPLTSYRVEVEGERAETTPKRYTRITVRHIASGEGLTGDALSRAAHLSHEKYCSVAASLNSEIMLETRVE; encoded by the coding sequence CTGAAAAAGACCATGCACGTCACCTGGCTCGGCGAGCAGCGCTACGTCGGCGTCAGCGAGAGCGGGCACCAGCTTCTGATCGACAACAGCCCCGTCAAGGTGGGCGTCTCCCCGATGGAGGCCCTGCTCGGGGCCCTCGCCACCTGCACCGCCTACGACATCGTGGAGATCATGAAAAAGCGCCGCACGCCGCTGACCTCCTACCGGGTCGAGGTCGAGGGCGAGCGGGCGGAGACCACCCCGAAGCGCTACACCCGCATCACCGTGCGCCACATCGCCAGCGGCGAAGGGCTCACCGGGGACGCGCTGAGCCGGGCGGCGCACCTCAGCCACGAGAAATACTGCTCGGTGGCGGCGAGCCTGAACAGCGAGATCATGCTGGAGACGCGGGTGGAGTAG
- a CDS encoding peptidoglycan D,D-transpeptidase FtsI family protein — MSRAGDSFDRRSRLRRRAGGRRRAGEHSAAGALPVRLLALGFSLGLAVLGGRLFQLQVTRHDEFAVQSASNFQRDEVVRALRGEIRTRDGVLLATNRLAVDLVYTGRRNPQDPAQAIPAWERIQALAGVRPDVLVNGQPREPDPEKETATVLARNVPQDRLAALYEYTVLVPSLELRERVERVYPEGKMAAHLLGYVLEANRRQVEEEGYTVGDMVGVSGLEYSQQSVLAGVNGLRRREVTANGRPLTERVIDPGRQGKDLTLTIDSTLQRAAESVLREGLADVNRGRAAHGGRPDPYARGAVIAIDPRTNEVLAMASSPTFDPNWFSRVPGPDPVAKRWAVDPNRPDAALDAVTSNRVVQAYNPGSVFKLTSTIAFVEKWGNFTTNCSPVYYFGRAAFRNWASYSLGPVDGRKAIAFSCNPWFYTSAVKAGPTGYSRQLKARATELGFRSPTGLELVGEKLGDVPDRDDYTSNEHPWYEGSGLNMSIGQGDVLVTPAQLVSVMSTIINDGMKRPLTVLKAVGDEPVARKPAVSVVKNGNTEIFKFVKEGMSWVTSIRTGTARHEVGPLLFPVRTGGKTGTAENGLSRRYNYAYTHAWYEGYGPLENPNFAVVTFFQNGGEGSGPALKAAKKMFAARWCVTLDERGSALPLDAQQPCTGELDQMHKVYKVRAQREAAQQAGAEEE, encoded by the coding sequence GAACACTCCGCCGCCGGGGCCCTCCCCGTCCGGCTGCTGGCGCTGGGCTTCAGCCTGGGGCTCGCGGTGCTCGGCGGGCGGCTCTTCCAGCTTCAGGTCACGCGGCACGACGAGTTCGCGGTGCAGTCGGCGAGCAACTTCCAGCGCGACGAGGTGGTGCGCGCCCTGCGCGGCGAGATTCGCACGCGCGACGGCGTGCTCCTCGCCACCAACCGCCTCGCCGTCGATCTGGTGTACACCGGCAGGCGCAACCCGCAAGACCCCGCCCAGGCCATCCCCGCCTGGGAGCGGATTCAGGCCCTCGCCGGGGTCAGGCCCGACGTGCTCGTGAACGGGCAGCCGCGCGAGCCCGACCCCGAGAAGGAGACCGCGACCGTCCTCGCCCGCAACGTGCCGCAAGACCGCCTCGCCGCCCTGTACGAGTACACGGTCCTCGTCCCCAGCCTGGAGCTGCGCGAGCGGGTCGAGCGCGTCTATCCGGAGGGCAAGATGGCCGCGCACCTCCTCGGGTACGTGCTGGAGGCGAACCGTCGCCAGGTCGAGGAGGAGGGCTACACGGTCGGCGACATGGTGGGCGTCTCCGGGCTGGAGTACAGCCAGCAATCGGTCCTGGCGGGCGTGAACGGCCTGCGCCGCCGCGAGGTGACGGCGAACGGGCGCCCCCTCACCGAGCGGGTGATCGACCCCGGGCGCCAGGGCAAAGACCTCACCCTCACCATCGACAGCACCCTCCAGCGGGCCGCCGAATCCGTGCTGCGCGAGGGGCTCGCCGACGTGAACCGGGGCCGCGCCGCGCACGGGGGCCGCCCCGACCCCTACGCGCGCGGCGCCGTCATCGCCATCGACCCGCGCACGAACGAGGTGCTGGCGATGGCGAGCAGCCCCACCTTCGACCCCAACTGGTTCTCGCGGGTGCCCGGCCCCGACCCGGTGGCGAAACGCTGGGCGGTGGACCCCAACCGCCCGGACGCGGCGCTCGACGCCGTGACGAGCAACCGGGTGGTGCAGGCGTACAACCCCGGCAGCGTGTTCAAGCTCACCTCCACCATCGCCTTCGTGGAGAAGTGGGGCAACTTCACCACGAACTGTTCCCCGGTGTACTACTTCGGGCGGGCGGCCTTCCGCAACTGGGCGTCCTACAGCCTGGGGCCGGTGGACGGGCGCAAGGCCATCGCCTTTTCCTGCAACCCGTGGTTTTACACCTCGGCGGTCAAGGCGGGCCCGACCGGGTACTCCCGGCAGCTCAAGGCGCGCGCCACCGAACTCGGCTTCCGCTCGCCCACCGGCCTCGAACTCGTCGGCGAGAAGCTGGGCGACGTGCCCGACCGGGACGACTACACCAGCAACGAGCACCCCTGGTACGAGGGCTCGGGCCTGAACATGAGCATCGGCCAGGGGGACGTGCTCGTCACGCCCGCCCAGCTCGTCTCGGTGATGTCCACCATCATCAACGACGGGATGAAGCGGCCCCTCACGGTCCTCAAGGCGGTCGGAGACGAGCCCGTCGCCCGCAAGCCCGCCGTCAGCGTGGTGAAGAACGGCAACACCGAGATTTTCAAGTTCGTCAAGGAGGGCATGTCCTGGGTGACGAGCATCCGCACGGGCACCGCCCGCCACGAGGTCGGCCCGCTGCTCTTCCCCGTCCGCACGGGCGGCAAGACGGGCACGGCGGAAAACGGGTTGTCGCGCCGCTACAACTACGCCTACACCCACGCCTGGTACGAGGGCTACGGGCCGCTGGAGAACCCCAACTTCGCCGTCGTCACCTTCTTCCAGAACGGGGGAGAGGGTTCGGGCCCGGCGCTCAAAGCTGCCAAGAAGATGTTCGCCGCGCGCTGGTGTGTCACGCTGGACGAGCGGGGGAGTGCGCTGCCGCTGGACGCCCAGCAGCCGTGCACCGGGGAACTCGACCAGATGCACAAGGTCTACAAGGTTCGGGCCCAGCGGGAGGCGGCGCAGCAGGCGGGGGCGGAGGAGGAGTAG